The proteins below come from a single bacterium genomic window:
- a CDS encoding glycosyltransferase family 2 protein produces the protein MPRVAVIVPNYNGRKLLERCLKSLSRQTFADFETVVVDDGSTDDSIAFVKANYPQVRLVLLRRNLGFSAAINAGIHATDSEDVAFLNNDTEVTPNWLKSLVEALEAHPSAGSASSKILWDHARDTIYAAGDFFCREGFGGNIGSGATAIGAFEATRLVFSASACAALYRRRALDDVGPLSEHIFMFYEDIDLGFRMQLAGWNCIYAPAAVVYHTGTATAGIFSIRRKFLLARNELFVIARDLPGAILRGNFAAILRHQFRESVHALDEGRPGTLLNARLAAIAALLKLLRSRKGIMAARRDSTEHIASLIQPYDDIYPPASSPRGDDIPSPGPSPIGARVLIIRSAGPLLLRAIDYARKSLKAVEIDVLTMPGYERTVPAEQGIHTITYPARDRFCGCTMPSRLARQLRERRYQTALVLCGGRPEIGFLNVDLVALGARAKKVIYLMPDGSTRQLNRKLLASKFARFGLNLCIAGAAFLASLAFLLSLLLASAFERRFTETVEDKNRP, from the coding sequence ATGCCAAGAGTGGCGGTCATAGTTCCGAACTATAACGGCAGGAAGTTGCTCGAAAGATGCCTGAAGAGCCTTTCGAGGCAGACGTTTGCCGATTTTGAGACCGTAGTCGTTGACGACGGCTCAACCGACGACTCCATCGCCTTCGTCAAGGCCAACTACCCCCAGGTCCGTCTGGTCCTGCTTCGGCGAAACCTGGGCTTCAGCGCGGCCATAAACGCCGGCATCCACGCCACAGACAGCGAAGACGTTGCATTTCTGAACAATGACACAGAGGTAACGCCCAACTGGCTGAAATCCCTTGTGGAGGCGCTCGAGGCGCATCCCTCCGCCGGGTCTGCCTCGTCCAAGATACTCTGGGACCACGCCAGAGATACGATCTACGCGGCCGGCGATTTCTTTTGCCGAGAGGGATTTGGCGGGAATATCGGCTCCGGCGCGACGGCTATTGGCGCCTTCGAGGCGACTCGCCTCGTCTTCTCGGCATCGGCTTGCGCGGCCCTATATCGCCGCCGGGCGCTCGATGATGTCGGCCCGCTTTCGGAGCACATCTTCATGTTTTACGAGGACATCGACCTCGGATTTCGCATGCAGCTTGCAGGCTGGAACTGCATCTACGCTCCAGCCGCCGTCGTGTATCATACCGGCACGGCAACTGCCGGCATCTTCAGCATAAGACGCAAGTTCCTTCTCGCGAGAAACGAGCTCTTCGTCATCGCGAGAGACCTGCCCGGCGCCATTTTGCGAGGGAACTTCGCAGCAATCCTTCGTCACCAGTTCAGGGAGAGCGTGCACGCGCTCGACGAGGGCAGGCCAGGGACACTTCTAAATGCTCGACTTGCCGCAATAGCGGCCCTGCTAAAACTTCTTAGATCAAGAAAAGGAATAATGGCCGCACGCCGCGACTCAACCGAACATATCGCGAGCCTCATCCAGCCTTACGACGACATATACCCGCCCGCAAGCAGCCCCCGTGGCGATGATATACCCAGTCCAGGGCCATCCCCTATCGGCGCACGAGTCCTCATCATCAGGTCCGCAGGGCCGCTGCTTCTGCGCGCAATTGACTACGCTCGCAAATCGCTGAAGGCCGTCGAGATAGACGTCCTAACCATGCCTGGTTACGAGAGGACAGTGCCCGCCGAGCAGGGAATCCATACCATTACGTATCCCGCCAGAGACAGGTTCTGCGGCTGTACGATGCCGTCGCGACTGGCCCGGCAGCTGCGGGAGAGACGCTACCAAACCGCGCTGGTCTTATGTGGTGGAAGGCCAGAGATAGGGTTCCTGAACGTCGATCTCGTTGCGCTTGGCGCGCGTGCCAAGAAGGTCATATACCTAATGCCGGACGGCTCAACGCGTCAGCTCAACAGGAAGCTTCTCGCCAGTAAGTTCGCAAGGTTCGGGCTGAATCTCTGCATCGCCGGGGCGGCGTTCCTCGCCTCGCTGGCGTTCCTGCTTAGTCTCCTGCTGGCAAGTGCATTTGAGCGACGCTTCACGGAAACGGTCGAGGACAAGAACCGGCCATAG
- a CDS encoding D-Ala-D-Ala carboxypeptidase family metallohydrolase, with the protein MTARAFILRSSSTTENGSQRATQSSSCRINDLQVSEHFNLREFQCPCCALVKLDSRLITALESLRANIGGKPIIVTSGYRCSDHNKMLCGAINSDHLHGWAADIVVRGMDAHEIALAAEALPDLIKRIGTYRDRICVHIGVEEREGLPPRWGQTNTTLRSTYVARVFSRGGG; encoded by the coding sequence ATGACTGCTCGTGCTTTCATCCTTCGTAGTAGTTCTACTACAGAGAACGGGTCGCAGCGTGCTACGCAGAGTAGTAGCTGTCGCATAAACGACCTTCAGGTCTCGGAGCATTTCAACCTACGGGAGTTTCAATGTCCTTGCTGCGCACTGGTGAAGCTTGATAGCCGTCTAATAACAGCGCTGGAGAGCTTGAGGGCGAACATTGGCGGCAAGCCGATCATTGTGACCTCAGGCTATCGATGCTCTGACCATAACAAGATGCTCTGCGGGGCTATAAACAGCGATCATCTACACGGCTGGGCGGCGGATATCGTCGTTCGTGGTATGGATGCGCACGAGATTGCTCTGGCCGCCGAAGCATTGCCGGATCTGATCAAACGCATCGGGACATATCGAGACAGAATCTGCGTCCATATCGGAGTTGAGGAACGAGAGGGCCTACCGCCGAGATGGGGACAGACCAATACTACTCTACGTAGTACGTACGTAGCACGAGTGTTTAGCCGGGGAGGAGGGTAA
- a CDS encoding aminotransferase class III-fold pyridoxal phosphate-dependent enzyme, with the protein MQTNDKSQNELLVERGHGCWFTDSSGRELINFSASALGIPLGYGNNIVRSAVLEAVETNVPSTSGCELEHDVCGRLGEILANFKPLFYDRTVLFFPSSDHALDAARRVAIEHTSRKHLIYVTGGSHGRDSQHLSYGRQPMPTRGIGTDPCGGMYLPFPGTPNSPINSTETFVAHLQDFIFKCVAHPYEIAAVVVPPVAFSDSVLVLPDGFLPAISRLCRQNGILLIVDETRLGCGVLGTVLASDQWDFEPDILCLGEPSANGFAFGATIVLKSVLDFDLGALAGPSRSQRIACAVARAILKQSESMLTAAAKRIEAHLQRELDRIEQSHSLVEHVSGKGVLWSLSLEDRPASDPACLALRDHLAEVALDRGLFLAKTGMRSLVIAPPLVISDAELEHGLHILEEVLAELS; encoded by the coding sequence ATGCAGACGAACGACAAGTCCCAAAATGAGCTGCTGGTCGAACGAGGCCACGGATGCTGGTTTACTGACTCGTCCGGTCGTGAGCTCATAAACTTCTCCGCCTCGGCGTTGGGCATCCCTTTGGGCTATGGAAACAACATCGTCCGGTCTGCGGTTCTTGAGGCAGTAGAGACGAATGTGCCCAGCACCTCAGGCTGCGAGCTCGAGCACGATGTCTGCGGGCGGCTCGGGGAGATTCTGGCGAACTTCAAGCCACTGTTCTACGACAGGACAGTGCTCTTCTTCCCTTCCTCCGACCATGCACTTGACGCCGCCCGCCGGGTGGCCATAGAACACACATCCCGGAAGCACCTCATCTATGTTACTGGTGGGTCCCACGGGCGAGACTCCCAGCACCTGAGCTATGGCAGGCAGCCTATGCCCACACGGGGGATCGGGACAGACCCGTGCGGTGGCATGTATCTGCCCTTCCCTGGGACTCCTAACTCGCCCATTAACAGCACTGAAACGTTCGTAGCGCACCTCCAAGACTTCATCTTCAAATGTGTAGCGCACCCTTATGAGATAGCAGCCGTGGTTGTGCCGCCCGTGGCATTCTCGGATTCGGTTCTCGTGCTTCCCGACGGCTTCCTACCCGCTATCAGCAGACTGTGCCGCCAGAACGGCATTCTGCTGATCGTCGATGAAACCCGTCTCGGCTGCGGGGTGCTGGGCACTGTTCTGGCGTCGGACCAGTGGGATTTTGAGCCGGACATCCTGTGCCTGGGAGAACCATCGGCAAATGGTTTCGCCTTCGGGGCCACAATCGTGCTCAAGTCCGTTCTCGATTTCGATTTAGGCGCCCTTGCCGGGCCTTCTCGCAGCCAGAGGATAGCCTGCGCGGTGGCACGCGCCATCCTAAAGCAGAGCGAGAGCATGTTGACAGCCGCCGCGAAGAGGATCGAGGCGCACCTCCAGCGAGAGCTCGACAGAATCGAGCAATCACACTCGCTTGTAGAACATGTGTCAGGCAAGGGCGTGTTGTGGTCGCTCTCGCTAGAGGACCGACCCGCCTCCGACCCTGCGTGCTTGGCCCTGCGCGACCATCTGGCTGAAGTCGCTCTCGACCGGGGCCTTTTCCTCGCCAAAACCGGTATGAGATCGCTGGTAATCGCGCCACCGTTAGTGATCTCGGACGCTGAGCTAGAGCATGGACTTCATATTCTTGAGGAGGTCTTGGCAGAACTCTCCTGA